The Trichoderma asperellum chromosome 6, complete sequence region ATGCTAGGCAACGGCACTGCCTCTTCTTATACCCACGAGCCCACGAGAGCCCTCTCAGCACTCAATCTCCTCCTAATCTCCCATCCAGGCAAACACGTTTGCCTAAGCCCGCCtcactttcttttttgtccAAATGGGATCAACTGGCCCTACCACACAAGGCACCTTCACCCCCTGCATTAAGCCGCTCCTAGAAAGCTAGCTGGTTTGTGCCACCCCGTGTGAGGCCTCGCcttggccctttttttttttgtttctctctatccTCCACAGGCGTTATTTATATGCTAATACGCGTATGTATGAGATGGAGGGGGtgagacacacacacaaaaaaaaaagccacccCCAATGGTTCTCCTCAGCCGCACCTGCGGAGGATCCCGATTGAACCAACAGCTTGCTGGTTTCGCAGCTGAGAAAAATCGGTAGTGGCTCTGAACTGGGTTTAGTTGCCAATGCCCGCGCCTTGTCTGACTTGAGATTCTTCCTCAGCCGTACCTCGCAAGGCGGATTCAGGCCGCCCAGATGCTTGATAGCGCCTGATCTGGCCTGGCTGAATATACTTTCCTTTCATTGTCTGGAATCTTTGTTTTTGCTAGAGTGTCAAGATGCGAATACGATAATATTTGTCTTGATAGCACGGCGTATACGAAATACGCGTATTGAGTTATTATAACGCACACAGGACACGGAGTAGACATGGGGTGTTTTATGGGTATTGTATCCTGGATACGCGTATAGACCCATGCTGGAGTTGCAACTACTGGCGCTTTCTGCTTTAGACCGAGAGGGAGGTGGCTGTTAACCAAGCTGAAATTGTATCATTTGTTTAGCAATCTATCGTGATCGTTGTATCTCATTATTATATCGCAAGTCAGAAACTGATAACcataaaaggcaaaaaaataaaaaaataaataaaacataAAACCGCATATGCAAAACTGAGCcgaaaaagggcaaaaaccCCTTCTTAGCATTCCTCCTTCCAGTTGTCGCCTATCCACTCGGCCAATTTGGATGTCAGGGTCCCCTCCATATACGGCTTTATATCATTAGCGTTGTAGTCGCCGCCGCTAAACTTGAGAGCAGGGATGATCCATGGCTGCAGGAAGTCGAGGAAGACAAAGTCGACCGTCTTGGGCTCTTCCTCGGCCGAGAAGCCAATCTGTGCCTGGATGCAGTTAGGCACGGCATAAAAGTCAATTGGCTTGTGGACGGTGTCATCGCCGTCCTTGCCGATGTCGTCCTTGGTCGTGTAGCCGCCAAAGAGATCGTCACCTCCACCCGAGGCATCGACCCCGCGGAGCTCAAGGCGGGCTTCTGCTTCATCCGCATCTTGATCAACTTGATCGACGGTCTCGGTCTCGTCTACGCCATCAAAAGTGGGACGGGGGTACATCAGCTGTGGAATGGTCAACTGTCTCGTGTTCGGCAAGCCGTCAACGAATATCCTTGTTTCGCTGTTGAGAATCCCAATGACCTTTTTGGCGATGTCATAGGGTACATCGGGGACAAACTGGAAGCCACTGTTGAAAGGGATCACGGTGAAGGTATCATCACGCGTAAACGGACCCTTGAAAATGTCGAAGCGGACACCACCCGTATTGACAATAGCCAGCCGAGGCTTATCCTTCCTGTCTTTGTTGGCGACGATGCCAGGGAGCACTTGTTCCTCGAGCCAGCTGTAGATGCTGTCCTTGCTAGGATATGGAGCCCTGGTCATCCACAAGTCTCGGGGTGCGCAGCCATATCGATGGCCGAGGTTCAGACTCTTGCGGGCGTCTTCAATCATCTTGCTGACTTTTTGGCCCTCTTTGGTGGGAAAGGTTGTCTCATTCAAGCCAGTGTGATAGTACATTCCAAAAAGATTGTTATCAAGGTACTTGCGAGTGAAAGACAACCCCTTGTTAACCTCCACTTCGCCAGTCTTGTCATCGGCTTTGTCACCGTCTTTAGGATGCTTCTTGGTGAGTCCATCAATGGACATCCAGCCAATGGTTTCGAGGTAGCGACCAGACGCCAGGGCAAGCGATTTGGAGTCATAGCTCACGGCGTCTCGTATATGCAAGTGGCCGCCAAAGAAGGCAATGGGCGTATCCCAGTCCTCCTTGCGGATAGCTGTGAAGATGGTTTTGAATTCTTCCATCCGCACACCGACATGGCCAATGACCACAAAGAGGTCGGGCTTTTCCTTTATGGCGTCCTGGAACCAATCTTCCTTGACGGTGTCAGCCACCTTTTGGATAACGCTGTTGTTGGCATTAAGGTCAAAGTCAAATATGAAGCCAAAAGACACAATGTTGAGGCCGAGGTTCTTGGTCTTGAACTTGCGATACCGCTGGGCCTGAGGGACTTGCTTGCCACTCTTAGGATCGATGTAGTCTAGATTCGACGCGACATAGTTGTCCTTGAAGTTGGGCATGGTGGTGTTGTGCTCCATATCAATGGAATAGGCCTTATACAGCTCATGGTTGCCAGTGCTGAGGATATCAATCTTCTGCTGGGCGAATATGTCGTATTGATAGAGGCCTTTTGGGGTGGAGCTATCGTAGATGCCGCTGCCTTCGATTCGGTCGCCGGTGTCGATGAGGAGTAGGTCGGCGCCTTTGTCGTCGGCCAGCTTGCGCATGTGCTGAGAGAAGGAGACGTAGTCGCCCCAATCAGCGGAGAAGGAGGGTCTGGAAGTTGAACAGCTGTTAGCTAATAATGATTATGGCCTAGGTATTGTAACTCGCGAAATATAGGATGCCAGTGCCAGTGCCAGTGCCAGAATCACCAATACCAGCACCGATACCGGCATCTCTAGAAAGGGGGCTCAAATCGGAATCATCTCACTCTAGAAAGTGCCCGCTGAGCCAGGAATGCGTGTCTGTTGTATGCAGAAAGTTGATCTGCCCCCAGGTCAGGTCTCGCATGGGCGCGGCAACCGGCTTCACAGCGCCGGGCTGCGCGGCCtggacggcggcagcggcgatgaagcCGCCGAGGAGGGAGGATTGGATCATGACGAAGCGAGAGCCGGGAGGTCAAGGTTCcattggagaagaaaaggagagatgGATAACGATGGTGGATGCgatgattgatgatgatagCGATGATAACGATGGCTCTGGATGGTGGCGATGGATAGGAGTCGAGTTGGTCGGAGCTCTAAACACTGCTGTCCATCAAGGTTCAGGTGACATCAGCGGGGGGCCAGGCACGCGGACCAGCCACCCGCCGCTGAACTGACGGCGATCTACAGCGTGGTGCCAGTGACAACACAGCCGGCTGACTCAGCACTCGGCGATGCTGCTCGTGTTCTAGAAGGCCAGTCACTGTATTACACTGTATTACCCTGCATATCACCTTTCaaccatcttctctttcagctTCAACTCTACGGCAACGGCATTTCAATCATCGAATATTATTTgatttgaagaaaaaaatatattcatTTTCATCGGTATACTCGTACcagctatttatatacagGCGAATACAACACACCCCCTTCGCAAGCGTCTCCCTCACTCAATCCGCCTTGGATGTCAACACCAACTTGTCAATATCGTACACGCCGATAAACTTGAGAAATGCCAACACCTGCGGCGCCGTCCCGCACCCAGGGCCCGTCGGCGCCGTCGCGTTGAAATCCACCAATGGAATCAGCGAGTTCGAAACCTTGGCCGAAACGGTGTATGTCGTGTTGAGCCTCAGATTGCGTCCAATCACCTGCAGCATGTCCAGCCCAGACTCGGGCCTCACCGTGACGAGGCCTGTCGGTGGCGGGCTGCGGTTGGACTGAGCGTTGGAAGGCTTGGCTTCAGTAAGCAGCTTGTTGAGCGCGGGCTTGTCAAAGAGGCCCTGCTTGCCGAGATTCTGCGTGCCGTTGCTGGCGCTGGAGACGGCCCCGGAGACGTAGATGAGCGCCTGGCCCTCTTGGCCGACGTTGACCGTCTTGACGACCTTGGGCGGGCTGGCCGTCAAGTCGATGAAGTCTACCGTGTCGGAGTGCTCGTTGACGACATACAGGCGGGTGTTGTCCGCGCTGGGCCACAGACCGTGAGGCTCGACGCCGCTGGCAGGGATGGCGCCCAGATAGACGGGCATCTCGCTCGCATGCGGCTGCGAGTACATCTTGGTCTCGTTGGTTGCCGCAACGGTCACAAACCCGTGCATGGTGTTGTTGATGACGGCAAACTGCGCGTGGTTGGTCTCGGCCCCCGTGTCCAGCACGCCAATCACCCTTTGCGCGGCGAGGTCGATGACCGAGACCTTGCCAGCCATCTTGTGCGCGGCCCAGAGGCGCTGCCCGTCGGGCGAGATCATCATGTCCGACGAAAAAACAGCGGCAAGGCCGGTGATGTTGGCGACGACGCGGCGCTGCGCAACGTCGATGACGGACAGCGACGGCGACCGGATGTGGTTCGCGTACGCCGTCTTGCCATCGGGGCTGAAGACGACTTTGCTCGGCCCGCCGTACGACTCGACGTAGCCAACCACGCCGCCCTTGAGGCCGTCGACGATGTCGATGCGGTCGACGCCGCGTGTGCCCACCCAGATGTGCCGATTGTCGTGCTGGAAAAAGGCCTCGTGAGCGTTGCGGTCCACAAACGACTGCGAAACCACCGAGTTGTCTTCTGTGCGGAACACCGTCACAGTGTTGCTCGTCACGGCCAGCGATACAATTAGCTTGCCATCGGGAGAGAAGCCGAGCCCGTGGGAGCCCACAACTTTGACATACTGCGGGTTGAGGTTGTTGCCCAGCCGGAGGTCGCCCAAGCTGATGGTGCCCAGGATTTCACCTGAGCTGGGCTTGATGACGGTGATGGTATTGGAAGACTGATCGCCAGTGTAGATACGATCCGAGCCGGAAATGGGAGCGCCTCTGCCGGGGAGAGCGGGCGCCTGATCCCAAGCTGAAGCGAGGCCAACTCCAAGGCTGAGGGCCAAGAGAGTGTATAACGCCCTCGtttgcatcttctttttattctttgttGATAATTGACCAACGATGAGTTTGGGTCTTCAATTTGTTTGTTTACTTGGCCTCCAACCAAGGCATGCAGAAGTATACCAAATAGGGATCAGGCTGTCCCTCATTTATATTGTGTAACGGGTGAGACATATTGCGTGCCTTGTGAGCTGTACCGACGTCGGTTGCTGCTCTGCCCAATCACTCAAACTTTTACCCCAAGCCTCCTGCGTCGCAATGACAAGATGTAACTATGTAGTAGTGCATTGACTACGATGAGTTTAATGCTATTGACATGTCAATTTGTATCCTGGCAAAGATTAGTCCTGCGAAATATCCAATCTGAGGATGAGTTTGTTAGCACCGCGCCGTAGACGCCACAGACGCCGCAGACGCCTCTGTCTAAACAACCAGTGCTTCTGCATTCGATCGGAGATTCCGAACTATTATATGTCAATTCACTTGTCGATATGGATTCTATTCCGCTTGCACCTCAGACTGTTCACAGCTCTTGGAATGTTTCGCTATTTTATTTAGAAACCAGTCGGTTGTACTAACATCTGACACCCAAGATCCAAcatctttataa contains the following coding sequences:
- a CDS encoding uncharacterized protein (SECRETED:SignalP(1-18)~EggNog:ENOG41), with the protein product MIQSSLLGGFIAAAAVQAAQPGAVKPVAAPMRDLTWGQINFLHTTDTHSWLSGHFLEPSFSADWGDYVSFSQHMRKLADDKGADLLLIDTGDRIEGSGIYDSSTPKGLYQYDIFAQQKIDILSTGNHELYKAYSIDMEHNTTMPNFKDNYVASNLDYIDPKSGKQVPQAQRYRKFKTKNLGLNIVSFGFIFDFDLNANNSVIQKVADTVKEDWFQDAIKEKPDLFVVIGHVGVRMEEFKTIFTAIRKEDWDTPIAFFGGHLHIRDAVSYDSKSLALASGRYLETIGWMSIDGLTKKHPKDGDKADDKTGEVEVNKGLSFTRKYLDNNLFGMYYHTGLNETTFPTKEGQKVSKMIEDARKSLNLGHRYGCAPRDLWMTRAPYPSKDSIYSWLEEQVLPGIVANKDRKDKPRLAIVNTGGVRFDIFKGPFTRDDTFTVIPFNSGFQFVPDVPYDIAKKVIGILNSETRIFVDGLPNTRQLTIPQLMYPRPTFDGVDETETVDQVDQDADEAEARLELRGVDASGGGDDLFGGYTTKDDIGKDGDDTVHKPIDFYAVPNCIQAQIGFSAEEEPKTVDFVFLDFLQPWIIPALKFSGGDYNANDIKPYMEGTLTSKLAEWIGDNWKEEC
- a CDS encoding uncharacterized protein (EggNog:ENOG41~SECRETED:SignalP(1-21)), encoding MQTRALYTLLALSLGVGLASAWDQAPALPGRGAPISGSDRIYTGDQSSNTITVIKPSSGEILGTISLGDLRLGNNLNPQYVKVVGSHGLGFSPDGKLIVSLAVTSNTVTVFRTEDNSVVSQSFVDRNAHEAFFQHDNRHIWVGTRGVDRIDIVDGLKGGVVGYVESYGGPSKVVFSPDGKTAYANHIRSPSLSVIDVAQRRVVANITGLAAVFSSDMMISPDGQRLWAAHKMAGKVSVIDLAAQRVIGVLDTGAETNHAQFAVINNTMHGFVTVAATNETKMYSQPHASEMPVYLGAIPASGVEPHGLWPSADNTRLYVVNEHSDTVDFIDLTASPPKVVKTVNVGQEGQALIYVSGAVSSASNGTQNLGKQGLFDKPALNKLLTEAKPSNAQSNRSPPPTGLVTVRPESGLDMLQVIGRNLRLNTTYTVSAKVSNSLIPLVDFNATAPTGPGCGTAPQVLAFLKFIGVYDIDKLVLTSKAD